The Anguilla anguilla isolate fAngAng1 chromosome 4, fAngAng1.pri, whole genome shotgun sequence genome has a window encoding:
- the fam20b gene encoding glycosaminoglycan xylosylkinase, translating to MKLKQRVVVLCAVLLLLGLAKVFLLDGGEGSAASRRDLRAFRKMEAGLQLAKGARLTHTLQSPWEVAAQWVGPREVYPDDTPEMAAVLTALATARVERADVGYKGTQLKALLVLDGGQKVVFKPKRYSRDYVVEGEPYAGYDRHNAEVAAFHLDRILGFRRAPLVVGRFVNLRTEIKPVATDQLLSTFLMQGNNTCFYGKCYYCRESEPACAEGEVMEGSVTLWLPDVWPLQKHRHPWGRTYREGKLARWEYDESYCEAVKKMPPYDAGPRLLDVIDTAIFDYLIGNADRHHYESFQDDGGASMLILLDNAKSFGNAALDERSILAPLYQCCMIRVSTWNRLNLLRGGALSSAMRQATAHDPAAPVLAEPHLAALDRRLVGVVATVNQCIETQGLDSTLIEDRMNLPHP from the exons ATGAAGCTGAAGCAGCGGGTGGTCGTGCTGTGCGCCGTGCTGCTCCTGCTGGGCCTGGCCAAGGTCTTCCTGCTGGACGGGGGCGAGGGCTCGGCCGCCAGCCGGCGCGACCTGCGCGCCTTCAGGAAGATGGAGGCGGGGCTTCAGCTGGCCAAGGGGGCGCGGCTCACCCACACCCTCCAGTCACCCTGGGAGGTGGCGGCGCAGTGGGTGGGGCCCAGGGAGGTGTACCCGGACGACACGCCCGAAATGGCGGCGGTGCTCACGGCCCTGGCCACCGCCCGGGTGGAGAGGGCTGACGTGGGCTACAAGGGCACGCAGCTGAAGGCCCTCTTGGTGCTGGATGGGGGGCAGAAGGTGGTCTTCAAGCCGAAACG GTATAGTCGAGATTATGTGGTGGAGGGGGAGCCGTACGCAGGCTACGACAGACACAACGCTGAGGTGGCGGCCTTTCACCTGGACAG GATCCTTGGTTTCAGAAGAGCTCCCCTGGTGGTCGGGAGGTTTGTGAATCTGCGCACAGAGATCAAACCAGTGGCCACAGACCAGTTGCTGAGCACCTTCCTTATGCAAG ggaacaaCACGTGTTTCTACGGGAAGTGCTACTACTGCCGCGAAAGTGAGCCAGCGTGTGCGGAAGGCGAGGTGATGGAGGGCTCGGTCACCCTGTGGCTCCCGGACGTGTGGCCCCTGCAGAAGCACCGGCACCCGTGGGGACGCACCTACCGAGAGGGAAAACTGGCCAG GTGGGAGTATGACGAGAGCTACTGTGAGGCGGTCAAGAAGATGCCCCCGTACGATGCCGGACCCAGGCTGCTGGACGTCATCGACACCGCCATCTTCGACTACCTTATAGGGAATGCCGATCGCCACCACTACGAGAGTTTCCAGGACGACGGAGGCGCGAGCATGCTCATTCTTCTGGATAATGCCAAAAG ttttgGGAATGCAGCCCTTGATGAGAGGAGTATTCTGGCCCCTTTGTACCAGTGTTGCAT gaTACGCGTGTCCACGTGGAACCGGCTGAACctgctgaggggcggggctttgaGTTCGGCCATGCGCCAGGCCACGGCCCACGACCCCGCCGCCCCCGTGCTGGCTGAGCCGCACCTGGCCGCCCTGGACCGACGGCTGGTGGGCGTCGTGGCGACCGTGAACCAGTGCATAGAGACCCAGGGCCTGGACAGCACCCTAATCGAGGACCGCATGAACCTGCCGCACCCCTAG